In the Streptomyces sp. 3214.6 genome, TCTGGCACCCGACGGGCTCCCTGGGCGCGTCCGGCTCCGCCTACTGAGCCGCCGCTTCCTGCGCCGCCCCACGAACGAGCCGCGCCGCCCCTCCGTCCGGGGGCGGCGCGGCTCTCCCGCAGGGGCGGGCGGGCTTCAGCCGCCCAGCACCTTCGTCACGTCCCCCACCACGGGGATCGACCCGATCGACTGCGCCTGGGCCACCGGCCCGGTCAGCATCTGCGAGGTCAGCGGCTGGAAGTCGGCGAGCTGGGTGCCGACGCCGTTGTCGAGGGGGTCGACACCGGTGCCGGCGAGCGGGTTGGGCTTGAGACCGGAGACGGCGCCGGTGACGTACGACAGGGAGCCGAGCGCCCCCTGCAGGCCCGCCTGCGGGTCGATCCGGCCGATCGAGGTGGGGTGCGTCCGCACCACGTCGAGGACGGGCTCGCCGGTCGCCGCGGCGGCGGTGCCAACGCCCGCGCCCAGCGCCACTCCGGCGGTCGCGAGGGCGGCGAGGGCACGCCGGCCGGTGGGGGTCTGGGAAGTGTCGTGTCGGGCCATCGCGTTGCCGCCTTCTGGTGCGCAAGGTAATCAGGTCGACACGAAGGGTAGTTGAGGTGTGACGCGCGCTTCAAAGCCGACCCGCGGGGCCGCCACGGGCCCGGGAATGCCTCACACTGGTGTCCCGTGACCTCCCCTTTGCCCATACCGACGCGAGTCGTGCTGCTCTGCGGCCCTTCCGGCTCCGGCAAGTCCCTGCTCGCCGCCCGCTCCGGCCTCCCGGTCCTGCGGCTCGACGACTTCTACAAGGAGGGCGACGACCCGACGCTGCCGCTCGTCGCCGGGAGTTCCGACATCGACTGGGACCACCCCGACTCGTGGGACGCCGACACGGCGGTCGCCTCGATCGTGGAACTGTGCGGCACGGGCCGTACGAACGTTCCCGTGTACGACATCTCGCTGAGCGCCCGCACCGGCGAGGACGCGATCGAGATCGGGCGGACCCCGCTGTTCATCGCG is a window encoding:
- a CDS encoding uridine kinase, which translates into the protein MTSPLPIPTRVVLLCGPSGSGKSLLAARSGLPVLRLDDFYKEGDDPTLPLVAGSSDIDWDHPDSWDADTAVASIVELCGTGRTNVPVYDISLSARTGEDAIEIGRTPLFIAEGIFAAEIVNRCRELGVLADALCLSRGPVKTFRRRFLRDLREGRKSVPFLLRRGWRLMRAERSIVARQTALGAHACDRDEAMGRLAAAAAGRLAPTARTAA